Part of the Paenibacillus sp. YPG26 genome, GGAGCTGGCTGCAGAAGCCTTCCAGAAGCCGGCCCGGGCGGTACATATTAGCAGGAGTTCTAATATTATGTGAGCTCTCGCTGAATATCTGGTATATCTGGGGCAACAGGTTCGATGTCAAGGATACCCTGCCGTTGGAGCTGTGCAGCATTTCGCTCTATCTGTGTGTATTTATGCTGCTGTTCAAAAGCCGGTTCATCTTCCAAATCGTATATTTCACAGGCATTGGAGGTGCCCTTCAGGCCATCCTGACCCCGGCATTGTCTTACCCTTATCCGCACTTCCGGTTCATTGAATTCTTCCTGGCTCATATTGCGATCATTCTGGCTGTGCTCTATATGGTATGGGTGGAGAGCTTCAGACCAACCTTGAAATCGGTCGGAATCACCATGGTATTCCTGAACATTCTGCTTGTGCTGATCCTGCTTATCAACCATCTGACTGGCGGGAATTATATGTTCTTGTCCCACAAGCCGGAGACTGCGTCCCTAATGGACTTCCTGGGTCCTTATCCTTGGTACATCCTCTCGCTGGAGACCGTCGCCTTCGTCCTGTTCCTCCTGCTGTATATGCCGTTCGCGTTCTCTGCTAATCGTGACAAGAGGGGCAAGCGGCAGCTGAACATTTAGGCAGTGACGTGAAAAAAGCCCGGATATCCTGTTAGGATTCCGGACCTGGCCGGGAGGGCGTCTGGATCGGCGCCCGCTCCTTCGTATGTGCTCTGAATGCGATAAAGACTAGCAGAAACAGGAGCATGACGAAAGAAGAATACCTGTACATCTGCGAATAGCTCGTTGCGGAGGCGAGAACACCCAGCAACATGGACCCGATCGCCACACCGAAGTCAATAGAATTGTAGTAAAAACTGTTCACCATGCCGTGCTGCCCAGGCGTAGTCTCGCGGAGCATCCAGGCCTGCGTGGTCGGCTGGATCGCCCCGAAGCCAAGCCCGTACAGCAGCGCGGACACAATCAGCAGCGAAAGTGAATGGGTGTATGAGAGCGTAAGCAGGCTTGCGAAGACAATTAGCGAGGCCGGAATCAGCACCGCTGCAGGGCCTTTGCTGTCAAATATACGACCGGATACAGGCCGGATCACCAGCACCGTGAATGCATTGAACAAGAAGAACAAGCCGATTTGAGCCAAATGAATCTCCGCCCCGTATAAAGCGAGAAAGCCGAGTAGTCCCCCGTATGTGATGGACATGAGCATATTCAGTCCGGCTGGCAGGAGAATTGTTCTTGGGAAAGGGAGCTTGTCCGTATGAGCGCCGCTTGACGCCGTTGTCACTAGCGGCTGAGGAGGAACACTGCCTGTGAAGAGCAGCATTGGAATAATTAACCCCACAGCTGCAGTACCCAGCAGGGTAAGCGAGGGGAACCCAAATCCCGCAAGGACAGACAAGCCGATCATAGGTCCAATGGACATGGCCAGACTCGTGGACAAGCCGAAATACCCAATGCCTTCACCAATCCGGTTCTTCGGAATGATCTGGGATACAAGCGTAGGCATTACTGTGCTTGCCATGCCGAATCCGACTCCAAAGGCTATGCGCAGCAGAAGCAGCAGAAACATCGTATCCGCGAATGAATACAGTGCGGTTGCCACTCCTGCGATAACAATTCCGGTGATGAGCACAGTATTCCGGTGAACTCTCCGCATAACCGGAATCATAATGAACCGGGTAACGATGGCCGATAAGGCGAACAAGCTCGTCACCAGACTGACGGTGAAGTCGTTAGGATGGAACCGCTCCTTGGCGTACGTAGGGAATGGAGCCAGCAGCATTTGAAGACATAAGAACAACAGTAAATAGCTTAGTGTCAGCATGATGAACGACTTTGTCCACAGCTTGTCTCTATGATAATTCTGATTCATCGCGTTCGTCACTCACTCCTTCTTCTCTCTCTCTATCATAAGGTCCGCCTTGCCGGCAATCTGCCGGAGCAGCTTCAGTAATAGCTTGGACTCCTCATCTGTCATCCCTTCGGTAACTTCCTTCAATATCTGCCGCTCTAACGGTATAGTATCTCTTATAACCGATCTGCCCTCTTCGGTAATGAAGATGAAGAACGAGCGGCGGTCATTCTCTCCGCTTACCCTGCGTATGAATCCCTTCTCTTCCAAAGCGGTGATGATCCGGGTTGTTGTAGGCTTATCCTTCCCGGAACGTTCACCAATCTCTCTCTGGATCTGACCCTCCTTCTCCGATATCCGGTACAGTACAGACCACTGCTCTGGAGTGATATGATAATCCCGCAGACGCTGCTGCAGAACTTGAGACATCTTGCGGTAGGCTATCCCCATATGAAAACCGATTGATTCATCCAGCGGGCTGTTCAAAAGACCTCTCCCCATCCATATAGTTGTCATAACAACTATATGGATGTTTTCGCTTAATGTCAATGCCGCGTCTTGCAGCAGCTGCATATATTTAGAGCCGCATTCCTAATCAGAATGCGGCTCTAAGCAACCATTACTTATTTGAGAAAGTGCTTATCAATCACCTCGGAGATGACATGGCTCTTGATCGGCTTGGTGATATAATCCTGCATGCCCGCAGCCAGGCACTGCTCCCGGTCGCCCTTAAGCACATTAGCGGTTACTGCGATAATCAGGGGAACTCTACCGGGCGGAAGGGTCTCATGCAGGATCCTGGAGGCCTCCAGCCCGTTCATTCCCGGCATGTGCATATCCATGAAGATCAGATCGAAGGTCTCATAAGCAACCGCCTGAATGACCTCAAACCCGTTGTTCACGATAACTACGCTATGGCCCATCTTCTCAAGCATTTTCCTAAGGACCAGTTGGTTAATATCATTGTCCTCAGCTACAAGAATCTTCAGTTTCATACGGGAATGCGCCTCGATCAGGTCTGTCTCCCCGAATTCGACTGCTTCCGAACCTCTGTTCACCCGCTGAAAGCTGATTGTAAATACGAATGTGGCGCCTGGCCCCTCTCTCGGCTCAACACGGATCTCCCCGCCAAGCAGCCCAACCAGCTTCTTCGTGATCGCAAGCCCAAGCCCTGTGCCTTCATATTTACGGCTCATAAAGTTATCCAGCTGGTGGAAGGGCTGGAACAAGTACTGAACCTTATCCTGCGGGATTCCGATGCCTGTATCCTGAACTCTGAATTCAAGCAGCGTGTGTTTCTCACAGCTGGAGTACAGGTTGACATCCACGGAGACTCCGCCGTTATATGTGAACTTGATTGAATTCCCCAACAGATTAATTAGAATCTGCTTCAACCTGTCCGGATCTCCTACCAGCTTGTCCGGAACATTGGCAGATATCGAGAGGTTCATTCGCAGCCCCTTCTGATCCGCTCTCGTCCGAAGCATGTCCATAGCTTCCATCATAACGTCCCTGAGTCCGAACTCGGATTGGTGCAGCACGGTCTTCCCGGACTCGATTTTGGCGAAATCCAATATATCATTAATAATGGACAGCAGAGAATCTCCACTCTTGCGGATAATTTCGACATACTCCCGCTGGGTACCATCCAGATGGGTTGTCTCCAGCAGAAGATCCGTCATCCCGATCACCCCGTTCATCGGTGTCCGTATTTCATGACTCATCATAGCCAAAAATTCGCTTTTGGCTTTATTCGTATTCTCAGCCGCTTCTTTGGCGGCGATGAGTCTTGTCTGCTCGGTCATATCCTTCGCAATAATATAGAATCCCACATTCTGGTTGTTAATAATAATAGGAGCAATGGTTGTCAGCACCTCGGTTGCATGACCGTCTCTGTGGGCGATAGTATCAATCTTTCTCTCTACCGTGTTGTCATTCAGCGCATGATGAAGGATATCCTTCAGATTCTTGAGACCGATGAAGCGGGAGAAGCTCGTACCCGATATCTCCTTGATCTTATAACCGGTTAATTGCTCCGCAACCGCATTACAGTTGATGATATTCCCTTCAAGATCAAGCGAGATTACTGCATCGTGATTATACTTCTTCAAGGAGTTATATCGCTCTACGCTCTCCTGCAACTTAAGCTGGTCCTGCTTGCGCTCGGTAATATCCTGAATTGTGCCCATTATGGTCTTGGGAAGCTTGCTATCCTCTGCATAGGTGACAATTCCCCGCAGGTCCAGATACTGGGCCTCCCGGGTTGGCCGGACCAGATTGAGCTCAAATTTGAATTCCCTGTTGCGTATCGCCTCGCCAAAAATCCCCTTAAGACGCTCTCTCTCTCCATCCGGTACCAGATCCAGGACCTCATATACCTTCAGGTGATCCTTCGTCCGTGGGATTCCGCATATCGAGTACACCTGCTCCGAGCAGATGACGGTGTTCCTGTCCACATTCCATTCCCAGCTGCCTATGGAAGCAATGCGCATCGACTGAGCGAGGAACTCTTCTCTGTCCTGCATGTTCTTGCCTACATAGTAGTCTGAGGACACATAGATAATAAAATATGACGGAAGGCCTTCTTCCTCCCTGTTGATTAAGGAGACCACCACCTGAGCCAGAATAACGCTTCCATCTTTACGGATAAGCTTATGCTCAAGGTTAAGCGTTGGCTGCTCTGCATAACACAGGTTGCTGACCTTAGTGTAGCTGCTTGCGTATTCTTCCTGGTAAGTAAGCTCGCTCATGCTTAAGCCAAGCAGCTCTTCCTCTGTATAACCGAGGAGTTGGCAGAGTGCCGGATTCACTTGAAGCCACTTTCCCTCCGCTGAGATAAAAGCAATTCCCATAGGTGACAAAGTATACACTTGTTCATAATTGGGGAATTGGGGAATCAAATCATTATGCATAACGCGCCTCCAGCCAATGAAGTATATAAAATGAGCTTGTGGGGCTCGACATGTTCACTTTGTCTAATTGATATCAGACAGCCCTCGAAATGTCAATTCACATTTTCTGTAAGTGCCGCTGACCGTCTCACTTGAATATTCCTGTAGATAGATGCTACTATAGAAAGGAAAGTAACTCATCATATAATTAGAAACTCAGAGGAGTGTGAAGAGGAATGAGTTGGACCGAAATTTCAACTATAGATGAATGGAATCAAATCCTGGAGCAATCCAGCAGCCGGGGACAATTAGTCCTGAAGCACAGCACCACTTGCCCGGTTAGTGCAAATGCACTCAAGGAATTCAACGAGTTCGTTGAAGCTAATGCCGATGCGGACGTGGATTACTACCTCGTCAAAGTGATCGAGTCACGCCCTGTATCCAATCAGATTGCTGACGACCTGGGCGTTAAGCATGAATCTCCCCAGGTTATATTCGTGAAGGATAAAGCGAAATA contains:
- the ytxJ gene encoding bacillithiol system redox-active protein YtxJ, whose translation is MSWTEISTIDEWNQILEQSSSRGQLVLKHSTTCPVSANALKEFNEFVEANADADVDYYLVKVIESRPVSNQIADDLGVKHESPQVIFVKDKAKYWTASHWSVTNAHISAVLN
- a CDS encoding PAS domain S-box protein; this encodes MHNDLIPQFPNYEQVYTLSPMGIAFISAEGKWLQVNPALCQLLGYTEEELLGLSMSELTYQEEYASSYTKVSNLCYAEQPTLNLEHKLIRKDGSVILAQVVVSLINREEEGLPSYFIIYVSSDYYVGKNMQDREEFLAQSMRIASIGSWEWNVDRNTVICSEQVYSICGIPRTKDHLKVYEVLDLVPDGERERLKGIFGEAIRNREFKFELNLVRPTREAQYLDLRGIVTYAEDSKLPKTIMGTIQDITERKQDQLKLQESVERYNSLKKYNHDAVISLDLEGNIINCNAVAEQLTGYKIKEISGTSFSRFIGLKNLKDILHHALNDNTVERKIDTIAHRDGHATEVLTTIAPIIINNQNVGFYIIAKDMTEQTRLIAAKEAAENTNKAKSEFLAMMSHEIRTPMNGVIGMTDLLLETTHLDGTQREYVEIIRKSGDSLLSIINDILDFAKIESGKTVLHQSEFGLRDVMMEAMDMLRTRADQKGLRMNLSISANVPDKLVGDPDRLKQILINLLGNSIKFTYNGGVSVDVNLYSSCEKHTLLEFRVQDTGIGIPQDKVQYLFQPFHQLDNFMSRKYEGTGLGLAITKKLVGLLGGEIRVEPREGPGATFVFTISFQRVNRGSEAVEFGETDLIEAHSRMKLKILVAEDNDINQLVLRKMLEKMGHSVVIVNNGFEVIQAVAYETFDLIFMDMHMPGMNGLEASRILHETLPPGRVPLIIAVTANVLKGDREQCLAAGMQDYITKPIKSHVISEVIDKHFLK
- a CDS encoding MarR family transcriptional regulator; translated protein: MTTIWMGRGLLNSPLDESIGFHMGIAYRKMSQVLQQRLRDYHITPEQWSVLYRISEKEGQIQREIGERSGKDKPTTTRIITALEEKGFIRRVSGENDRRSFFIFITEEGRSVIRDTIPLERQILKEVTEGMTDEESKLLLKLLRQIAGKADLMIEREKKE
- a CDS encoding TIGR02206 family membrane protein, with the translated sequence MDTIFSVEEAGSFEAFSSSHLIILGVFLFSLLLLYSCRSWLQKPSRSRPGRYILAGVLILCELSLNIWYIWGNRFDVKDTLPLELCSISLYLCVFMLLFKSRFIFQIVYFTGIGGALQAILTPALSYPYPHFRFIEFFLAHIAIILAVLYMVWVESFRPTLKSVGITMVFLNILLVLILLINHLTGGNYMFLSHKPETASLMDFLGPYPWYILSLETVAFVLFLLLYMPFAFSANRDKRGKRQLNI
- a CDS encoding MFS transporter; translation: MNQNYHRDKLWTKSFIMLTLSYLLLFLCLQMLLAPFPTYAKERFHPNDFTVSLVTSLFALSAIVTRFIMIPVMRRVHRNTVLITGIVIAGVATALYSFADTMFLLLLLRIAFGVGFGMASTVMPTLVSQIIPKNRIGEGIGYFGLSTSLAMSIGPMIGLSVLAGFGFPSLTLLGTAAVGLIIPMLLFTGSVPPQPLVTTASSGAHTDKLPFPRTILLPAGLNMLMSITYGGLLGFLALYGAEIHLAQIGLFFLFNAFTVLVIRPVSGRIFDSKGPAAVLIPASLIVFASLLTLSYTHSLSLLIVSALLYGLGFGAIQPTTQAWMLRETTPGQHGMVNSFYYNSIDFGVAIGSMLLGVLASATSYSQMYRYSSFVMLLFLLVFIAFRAHTKERAPIQTPSRPGPES